The Dehalobacter sp. DCM sequence GACGCTGTTGGTTAAATGTGGTCTCCTCTATCATCATCTTTTGAATCTGGACATCCTGAGGCCCGAACAACAGAATACACTCTGCCGGTTCGCCGTCGCGGCCCGCTCTTCCTGCTTCCTGATAATACGATTCGATATTCTTGGGCATGTTGTAGTGAATAACAAAGCGGACATTGGATTTATCGATTCCCATCCCAAAGGCATTGGTGGCTACCATGATCGCAATGTCGTCAAAAATAAACTTCTCCTGACTCTGTTTCCGTTCCTGATCGGATAAGCCCGCATGATAACGGCCGACAGCCATGCCGCTGCTCTTGAGCAGGGTATAGAGCTTATCAACATCCTTGCGGGTTGCGGCATAGATAATGCCGGTATTGTTCGCATTGATCTTCAAATAATTCTGGATAAAAACTTTTTTATTTTCTCCCCTGAGCACAGTAAACTTAAGATTAGGACGGTCAAAGCCGGTGAGGAAACAATTGGGCTTTTTTAGGCCCAGCAACCGAATAATATCCTTTTTGACTTCCTCGGTGGCGGTTGCGGTAAACCCGCCCACAAGGGGTCTTACCGGCAGGGACTCCAGGAAATGGCTGATTCGCATGTAACTGGGCCGAAAGTCGTGTCCCCACTGGGAAACACAGTGCGCCTCATCCACCGCCATGAAACGGATCGGCAGTTCTTGCAGCAACGGCAGAAATTCCTCCGATTCCAGTCGCTCCGGCGCCAGATAAACGATCTTATAGTTCCCCTTTTGCAGCTTATCAATCCGCAAACGCGCCTCTCTCAGCGGGATCGAGCTGTTGATGAAGGTCGCCGGGATGCCGGTTTCCCCAAGGCTGTCCACCTGATCCTTCATCAGAGAGATCAGCGGGGAAATCACCAGGGTGATCCCATCAAAAAGCAGCGCCGGTATTTGATACGCGATGGATTTCCCGGCCCCGGTGGGCATGATTGCTAAGGTATCCTTACCTGCCAAGAGGCTGCCAATGACTTTTTCCTGTCCATCCCGAAACGCCTTGTAGCCGAAGTATTTTATAAGAGCTTCTTGGGCTTGAGTCATCATACGCTTCTATCTACTCCCTACACACATAGCACTTTACCCGATTACCCAAAATATAGTAAAAAAGCCATAGATTAATTTCTATGACTGAAAATTCTCTTCTTTATGTTATTTCGCCGGAAAGCGTTTATCTCCTCCCTTCGACCGTAAATTTCCCTATCCTATTTTTCCCTTCATTGACTATCTTTTTTTGATTGTTTTGAAGACGGTTTAATACACCTCGCGTCGGCTATTTTTTTCGGGATCATTTTTATCAATATAGATTTGTGCTGCCGTGTTGACAACCAAAGAGACTTTGATAAATAAAAGCAAACAGGCAACGCACAAGAGAAAAACAATAATCATTGCTCCCCCTACCAGAATGGATTCAAGCATGGTGATCAGCCCCCCGTTCCGAATGATATAACATCAATAATATATCGAAAATCATGAAGAATAGACCACTTGGCTGGGTGGGAAATACTGTAAATGAAGAAGCTGTTTGTTCAAAATCCAAATAGCAGGACATGGAGCATGGGCATAGTTAAATAGCTGCAAGAAAGAAAATTCTTGCAGCTTCATGGTTGATCGATTATATTTCATACTGGCGATAACTTGCTTACCGCCGATGGAAAATACACAGCTGATGGGTTGACAGTCTTTGTATGGTGAGATTTACGCGAGGAATCCCTCTAAAATTTTATCTTCCGCTTCCTTCTCTGTCAAGCCTAGTGTCATTAGCTTAACCAGCTGATCATTGGCGATACGGCCAATGGCTGCCTCATGCACAAGCTGCGCATCGGAATGGAACGCGGTGATCTCTGGAATCGAGGAGACACGAGCGGTATCCATAATGATCGAATCACACTGGATGTGACCGCGACACTGGGCATAACCGCGCATATTCAAATGGAAAATCTGGGTGGAGTTATCTTGTGCCACAGAACGTGATATGACTTGTGCCGTTGCATCTTCACCCTTCAGCTCGACGGTAATGTTCGATTCGGCATTTTGGTTCGTCGTTGTCAACAATCTTTCCGTGACGATCAGACGCGCATTCTTATGGAGGCGGACTTCCGTATCACGCTTGGTCTGATCCACACCTTTAATCTGTACCATCTCCAGCTCGGCGATACCGTCTTCTTCTATTTCAATAATTGTTTTGGGATTCAGGATACGCTCGCCGCTGCCGTCGCCCTCGCCATAGTGTTTCTCGACGTATTTCATGCGCGCACCCTTGCGGACAAAAAATTCATGAATCCCGTCATGCTGGGCCTTTTTGCTTCCGGGGTTATGAATACCGCAGCCCGCAACGATCAGGACATCGGAATCCGCTCCGACTTCAAATGTAT is a genomic window containing:
- the recQ gene encoding DNA helicase RecQ, translated to MMTQAQEALIKYFGYKAFRDGQEKVIGSLLAGKDTLAIMPTGAGKSIAYQIPALLFDGITLVISPLISLMKDQVDSLGETGIPATFINSSIPLREARLRIDKLQKGNYKIVYLAPERLESEEFLPLLQELPIRFMAVDEAHCVSQWGHDFRPSYMRISHFLESLPVRPLVGGFTATATEEVKKDIIRLLGLKKPNCFLTGFDRPNLKFTVLRGENKKVFIQNYLKINANNTGIIYAATRKDVDKLYTLLKSSGMAVGRYHAGLSDQERKQSQEKFIFDDIAIMVATNAFGMGIDKSNVRFVIHYNMPKNIESYYQEAGRAGRDGEPAECILLFGPQDVQIQKMMIEETTFNQQRQGNEFKKLQAMVDYCYTSRCLRKTILEYFGEMDSPEKCDNCSNCEDRMEKVDVTLDAQKILSCVYRMKERYGTALVAEVLKGSNNKKILQFGLDKLSTHGIMKETPLQEIKDRINFLTAEGYLAVAGGLYPVIKLSPKAVPVLKGEEKVFQSILRREEVNQTDAEKLFERLRVLRRKIAQEEGLPPYMIFADSTLREMAEKRPQDRMALIRINGVGERKLEKYGALFLAEIKEAC
- a CDS encoding SufB/SufD family protein; the encoded protein is MLTAIDKTLLAEVADLHEIPHGAYNIRKNGEKAARNTTANIDIVTKTDKPGIDVIIKPGTKNESVHIPVILSEGIDDLVYNTFEVGADSDVLIVAGCGIHNPGSKKAQHDGIHEFFVRKGARMKYVEKHYGEGDGSGERILNPKTIIEIEEDGIAELEMVQIKGVDQTKRDTEVRLHKNARLIVTERLLTTTNQNAESNITVELKGEDATAQVISRSVAQDNSTQIFHLNMRGYAQCRGHIQCDSIIMDTARVSSIPEITAFHSDAQLVHEAAIGRIANDQLVKLMTLGLTEKEAEDKILEGFLA